One window of the Cherax quadricarinatus isolate ZL_2023a chromosome 50, ASM3850222v1, whole genome shotgun sequence genome contains the following:
- the LOC128695432 gene encoding paramyosin, short form: protein MGDNVVDNVEEPPATEVTEGGDAPLTLSDQLQEIEKEERKARRRRYGSWKKPPSYVYATNFGFGVQSYQPMIEYLDAKDDGQPVNKDDVHLPMIEERCMTKHAADKPFRWYKNSDIDKYIDKGEKIRTQIRQNDAIGVSNVLRRTHTNWSMTRKWVQSVKKSYVVDYRKLHKKAAEFEDVDYVDYRPPTPVKAVYYRELTPRPRYLDDLSSEFASVVKTLAQSRMEHENELAARREKMKMLDEKFEDTVDHIYSQMRHISQRADQYASSANDPRKIDTVEYDTILRNRTRRDEELKNMMECVNELTEMDSARNKLRASLRSLDDEVHGLSSRVDDMRHLHTTERLQSTDTNVELDMLRAQLAARRSYSRPSSIARDDEEDDYDEVKTCRKPKQAILLPKRERVTAKPREPLLQDEVISDVYARVLNKAGELGTRTSEQRRINSRARFVNVFKPRPDTADRELLVPPSLTELNIDYMAKTLATKGACQRRYDIDAEVPAPRSNINTNAFKDYCELRARKPIEEHPSLSNRVRYANIRARARSTLLGY from the coding sequence ATGGGAGATAACGTAGTGGATAACGTGGAAGAGCCGCCAGCTACTGAGGTAACAGAGGGGGGAGACGCGCCCCTCACCCTCTCAGATCAACTACAAGAAATCGAAAAAGAAGAACGTAAGGCTAGAAGGAGGCGATATGGATCTTGGAAGAAACCTCCTAGTTACGTTTACGCAACCAATTTTGGTTTTGGAGTGCAAAGTTATCAGCCCATGATTGAGTACCTCGATGCGAAAGATGATGGGCAACCAGTCAACAAAGATGACGTCCACCTTCCCATGATCGAGGAGCGGTGCATGACCAAACACGCGGCCGACAAGCCCTTCAGGTGGTACAAGAATAGCGATATTGACAAATATATCGACAAGGGGGAAAAGATCCGTACGCAGATTAGGCAGAACGATGCCATAGGAGTGAGTAACGTGTTGAGAAGAACACACACCAACTGGTCTATGACAAGAAAGTGGGTTCAAAGTGTCAAAAAATCGTACGTGGTAGACTATCGTAAACTACACAAGAAGGCAGCAGAGTTTGAGGATGTAGACTATGTAGACTACCGTCCGCCAACTCCCGTCAAGGCCGTTTACTACCGAGAACTCACGCCAAGACCACGCTATCTCGACGATTTGTCCTCCGAGTTTGCCAGTGTTGTGAAAACCCTCGCCCAGAGCAGGATGGAGCACGAGAACGAACTGGCAGCGCGTAGGGAAAAGATGAAGATGTTGGACGAAAAATTCGAAGACACTGTCGATCATATTTACAGTCAGATGAGACACATCAGTCAGCGCGCTGACCAGTACGCCTCCTCCGCTAATGACCCCCGGAAAATTGACACCGTTGAATACGACACGATCCTCCGGAATAGGACTCGCCGTGATGAGGAGCTAAAAAATATGATGGAATGTGTAAACGAGCTCACGGAAATGGACAGTGCCAGGAACAAACTGCGCGCAAGCTTGCGCAGCTTAGACGATGAGGTGCATGGGCTGAGCAGCCGCGTGGACGACATGAGGCACCTTCATACGACGGAGCGCCTGCAGAGTACAGACACCAACGTTGAACTGGACATGTTAAGGGCACAACTTGCCGCTCGCAGAAGTTATTCTCGTCCCAGCTCCATTGCTCGGGATGACGAGGAAGATGACTACGATGAAGTGAAAACCTGCAGGAAGCCAAAGCAAGCCATACTCTTGCCAAAACGCGAGAGGGTAACCGCCAAGCCCAGGGAGCCACTGCTGCAGGATGAAGTGATCTCCGACGTGTACGCTCGCGTCCTTAACAAGGCTGGGGAGTTGGGTACTCGAACTAGTGAACAGCGAAGGATCAACAGCCGAGCTCGCTTCGTCAATGTATTCAAGCCTCGTCCCGACACAGCTGACCGCGAACTCCtggtgcctccctccctcaccgaACTCAACATCGACTACATGGCGAAGACTCTGGCTACGAAAGGCGCCTGCCAGCGTCGCTACGATATTGACGCCGAAGTCCCGGCTCCTCgctccaacatcaacaccaacgcCTTCAAGGATTACTGTGAACTGAGAGCTAGGAAGCCCATTGAGGAGCACCCATCACTCAGTAACCGTGTGAGGTATGCCAACATCAGGGCCCGCGCCAGGAGCACCCTCCTCGGGTACTAG